A single region of the Vicia villosa cultivar HV-30 ecotype Madison, WI linkage group LG4, Vvil1.0, whole genome shotgun sequence genome encodes:
- the LOC131600559 gene encoding putative GATA transcription factor 22 yields MVEQSIARDTNLPSSMEVEDSGKRNDKWVSSKARLMRMLMIPESSYGDINEDKAIINETASDAATTPSNEGIQNESYNQGSPTARACAECQTTSTPLWKSGPVGPKTLCNACGIRQRKARRAAKEAENSLATSTKIIGHNKEKEEKLLVNKCTQFKKSKTSSTSTSTASAAMTTNDSSLSEEMMERLDFFLTKVRKKSGFESTTEEVADTALLLMDISCGYVYP; encoded by the exons ATGGTTGAACAAAGCATTGCGCGTGACACTAATTTACCATCATCGATGGAGGTGGAAGATAGCGGCAAAAGAAATGACAAATGGGTGTCTTCAAAGGCGAGGTTGATGAGAATGTTGATGATACCAGAAAGCAGTTATGGAGACATAAATGAAGACAAAGCAATTATCAATGAAACTGCTAGTGATGCTGCCACAACTCCTTCaaatgaaggaattcaaaatgaAAGTTACAATCAAGGAAGCCCTACTGCTAGGGCTTGTGCTGAGTGTCAAACTACCTCtaccccactttggaagagtggCCCTGTGGGTCCTAAG ACACTTTGCAATGCTTGTGGAATTAGGCAGAGGAAGGCAAGAAGGGCTGCTAAAGAGGCTGAAAATAGTTTGGCGACTTCCACAAAGATTATAGGACATAACAAAGAGAAGGAAGAGAAGCTTCTTGTGAACAAATGTACACAATTCAAGAAGAGCAAGACTTCTTCAACTTCAACTAGTACTGCTTCTGCTGCTATGACTACTAATGATAGTAGCTTATCTGAAGAGATGATGGAGAGACTTGATTTTTTCTTAACAAAGGTGAGGAAAAAATCGGGTTTCGAGTCTACTACTGAGGAAGTAGCTGATACAGCTCTACTTCTGATGGATATATCTTGTGGTTATGTTTATCCTTAA
- the LOC131598533 gene encoding putative GATA transcription factor 22, which produces MTPLTPNQPSPKQQGQNQSLDVSPVKQDCPTLFNFLDQFQGNHDPKDHKLELHYGGSSSTNHQQFYNSSSNSAMVDQSIVRRHTNLPSSTEVEDSGKRNDKWVSSKARLMKMLMIPERSYGDMNEDKAIITATASAAATIPSNEGIQNERYNQGSPTARACAECQTTSTPLWRSGPVGPKTLCNACGIRQRKARRAAKEAENSLATSTKIIGHNKEKEEKLLVNKCTQFKKNKTSSTSTSTASATMTTNDSSLSEEMMERLDFFLTKVRKKSGFESTTEEVADTALLLMDISCGYVYP; this is translated from the exons ATGACTCCTTTAACTCCGAATCAACCAAGTCCTAAGCAACAAGGTCAAAACCAATCCTTAGATGTTTCTCCTGTTAAACAGGACTGTCCTACCTTGTTTAATTTTCTTGATCAGTTTCAAGGAAATCATGATCCTAAG GATCATAAGCTGGAACTTCATTATGGTGGATCATCATCAACCAATCATCAACAATTCTATAATTCATCGAGTAATTCAGCTATGGTTGATCAAAGCATTGTGCGTCGTCACACAAATTTACCATCATCCACGGAGGTGGAAGATAGCGGCAAAAGAAATGACAAATGGGTGTCTTCAAAGGCGAGGTTGATGAAAATGCTAATGATACCAGAAAGAAGTTATGGAGACATGAATGAAGACAAAGCAATTATCACTGCAACTGCTAGTGCTGCTGCCACAATTCCTTCaaatgaaggaattcaaaatgaAAGGTACAATCAAGGAAGCCCTACTGCTAGGGCTTGTGCTGAGTGTCAAACTACCTCTACCCCACTTTGGAGGAGTGGCCCTGTGGGTCCTAAG ACACTTTGTAATGCTTGTGGAATTAGGCAGAGGAAGGCAAGAAGGGCTGCTAAAGAGGCTGAAAATAGTTTGGCGACTTCCACAAAGATTATAGGACATAACAAAGAGAAGGAAGAGAAGCTTCTTGTGAACAAATGTACACAATTCAAGAAGAATAAGACTTCTTCAACTTCAACTAGTACTGCTTCTGCTACTATGACTACTAATGATAGTAGCTTATCTGAAGAGATGATGGAGAGACTTGATTTTTTCTTAACAAAGGTGAGGAAAAAATCGGGTTTCGAGTCTACTACTGAGGAAGTAGCTGATACAGCTCTACTTCTGATGGATATATCTTGTGGTTATGTTTATCCTTGA